One genomic region from Pseudoduganella lutea encodes:
- a CDS encoding transporter substrate-binding domain-containing protein produces MAVGSTGRMTRMAAALGAWAGLYAMPAPAVFAAESATGSATAAATSPVTALAAPPVVTLCYERANVRPWRTEDGRGLNFELLKLVGRRENIRFDFQSMPWKRCLAQLKANAVDGAFAVSFKTDRREIGEFPGGATPDIAKRMHIDRYILIRRKGSNVEWDGKALHNIDGAVGAQLGYSITDLLRSLNVTVDEGSQRSDELVRKLLAGRLAAAALGGSDARTLLAGPFGPQIEALPKPLVEKPYFLLLSHRLVERQPDLARRIWDAVETERNGAEYRKLEKSELPVAGKGKQP; encoded by the coding sequence ATGGCGGTCGGGAGCACTGGGCGGATGACGAGGATGGCGGCGGCGCTGGGCGCGTGGGCCGGGCTGTACGCCATGCCCGCGCCGGCCGTGTTTGCCGCTGAATCTGCCACCGGATCGGCCACCGCAGCGGCAACTTCACCTGTCACTGCACTGGCCGCCCCGCCCGTCGTCACGCTGTGCTACGAGCGCGCCAACGTGCGACCGTGGCGCACCGAGGATGGCCGCGGCCTGAACTTCGAGCTGCTCAAGCTGGTGGGCCGGCGTGAAAACATCCGCTTTGATTTCCAGAGCATGCCCTGGAAGCGCTGCCTCGCGCAGCTCAAGGCCAATGCCGTGGATGGCGCATTCGCCGTCAGCTTCAAGACCGACCGGCGCGAGATCGGCGAGTTCCCGGGCGGTGCCACGCCGGATATCGCCAAGCGCATGCACATCGACCGCTACATCCTCATCCGCCGCAAGGGCAGCAATGTCGAATGGGACGGCAAGGCGCTGCACAACATCGATGGCGCCGTCGGCGCGCAGCTCGGCTATTCCATCACCGACCTGCTGCGCAGCCTGAACGTCACGGTCGACGAAGGCAGCCAGCGCTCCGATGAACTGGTGCGCAAGCTGCTGGCCGGCAGGCTGGCCGCCGCGGCCCTGGGCGGCAGCGATGCGCGCACGCTGCTGGCCGGCCCGTTTGGCCCGCAGATCGAGGCACTGCCCAAGCCGCTGGTGGAAAAACCCTACTTCCTGCTGCTGTCGCATCGCCTGGTCGAGCGCCAGCCCGACCTGGCGCGGCGCATCTGGGATGCCGTGGAAACGGAGCGCAACGGCGCCGAGTACCGCAAGCTTGAAAAATCCGAATTGCCGGTTGCCGGCAAGGGCAAGCAACCCTGA
- a CDS encoding carbonic anhydrase, with protein sequence MKKTLLMLAAALAAMGSVHAADKGAAHWEYTGKAGTAHWGELEQDFAACKLGKAQSPIDIRGAKTGAPAPIDFHYAASTADIVNNGHTVQVNLAEGGAVHLASGDYKLVQFHFHTPSEEKINGKRYPLVAHLVHRNDAGELAVVAVLFRQGKENAALKPVFAGLPAHAGDHHAVAGELDLGALLPRQHAYYAYMGSLTTPPCSEGVHWQVLKQPVELSKGQLSAFRKLYRMNARPVQPLNGRVVEVTG encoded by the coding sequence ATGAAAAAGACACTACTGATGCTGGCAGCCGCCCTGGCTGCCATGGGAAGCGTGCACGCCGCCGACAAGGGCGCCGCGCACTGGGAATACACGGGCAAGGCCGGCACCGCGCACTGGGGCGAGCTCGAACAGGACTTCGCCGCCTGCAAGCTGGGCAAGGCGCAGTCGCCGATCGACATCCGCGGCGCGAAGACTGGCGCGCCCGCGCCGATCGATTTCCATTATGCGGCCAGCACTGCCGACATCGTCAACAACGGGCACACGGTGCAGGTGAACCTGGCCGAGGGCGGCGCCGTGCACCTTGCCAGCGGCGACTACAAGCTCGTGCAGTTCCACTTCCACACGCCCAGCGAGGAAAAGATCAACGGCAAGCGGTATCCGCTGGTGGCGCACCTGGTCCACCGGAACGACGCCGGCGAACTGGCCGTGGTGGCCGTGCTGTTCAGGCAGGGCAAGGAGAATGCTGCTCTAAAACCCGTTTTCGCCGGACTGCCGGCGCACGCCGGCGACCACCATGCGGTGGCGGGCGAGCTCGACCTTGGCGCACTGCTGCCGCGGCAGCACGCCTACTACGCGTATATGGGTTCGCTGACGACGCCGCCGTGCAGCGAAGGCGTGCACTGGCAGGTGCTGAAGCAGCCGGTGGAGCTCTCGAAGGGCCAGCTGTCCGCCTTCCGCAAGCTGTACCGCATGAATGCCCGGCCCGTGCAGCCATTGAACGGGCGCGTCGTCGAAGTGACCGGCTGA
- a CDS encoding Gfo/Idh/MocA family protein, producing MERTRGIAIVGLGRISINEMLPAFAQSKHAKPVALVTGDRAKGLKIAHQYNIPESAVLDYRDYDRLAQMPDVQGVYIGLPNHMHAEYTVRAARAGKHVLCEKPMANSVAECRQMIDACRKAGRKLMIAYRSQYEALDRTLVKMIREKKLGALKEFVSVNSQNMGDPQHWRLKRALAGGGALPDIGLYCINAARFLSGEEPNEVIGSTWSTAGDARFREVEESCQFVLRFPSGFIASCSTSYAAHKSQMFRLNGADAWAEMNPGYAYHGNRLRISRVVDGKEQASDIQAEEQNQFTAELDHFAQCIQQGKDVHTPGEEGLQDQRITEAIYESARTHRPVKLALPGRTRGPEPQET from the coding sequence GTGGAACGAACGCGTGGGATCGCCATCGTCGGGCTGGGGCGGATTTCCATCAACGAGATGCTGCCCGCTTTTGCGCAGAGCAAGCATGCGAAGCCCGTCGCGCTGGTGACCGGCGACCGGGCCAAGGGCCTGAAGATCGCGCACCAATACAACATCCCGGAAAGCGCGGTGCTCGATTACCGCGACTATGACAGGCTGGCGCAGATGCCGGACGTGCAGGGCGTGTATATCGGGCTGCCGAACCACATGCATGCCGAGTACACGGTGCGCGCCGCGCGCGCCGGCAAGCACGTGCTGTGCGAAAAGCCGATGGCGAACAGCGTGGCGGAATGCCGGCAGATGATCGATGCGTGCCGCAAGGCCGGCCGCAAGCTGATGATCGCCTACCGCAGCCAGTACGAAGCGCTGGACCGCACCCTCGTGAAGATGATCCGCGAAAAGAAGCTGGGCGCGCTGAAGGAATTCGTCTCCGTCAATTCACAGAACATGGGCGACCCGCAGCACTGGCGCCTGAAGCGGGCGCTGGCCGGCGGCGGCGCATTGCCGGACATCGGCCTGTATTGCATCAACGCGGCGCGCTTCCTCAGCGGCGAGGAGCCGAACGAGGTGATCGGCAGCACGTGGTCGACGGCGGGCGATGCGCGGTTCCGCGAAGTGGAAGAGTCGTGCCAGTTCGTCCTGCGCTTCCCCAGCGGCTTCATCGCCAGCTGCAGCACCAGCTATGCGGCGCACAAGTCGCAGATGTTCCGCCTGAACGGGGCCGACGCGTGGGCCGAGATGAACCCTGGCTATGCCTACCATGGCAACCGGCTGCGCATCTCGCGCGTGGTCGACGGCAAGGAGCAGGCCAGCGACATCCAGGCCGAGGAACAGAACCAGTTCACCGCGGAGCTGGACCATTTCGCGCAGTGCATCCAGCAGGGCAAGGACGTGCACACGCCGGGCGAGGAAGGCTTGCAGGACCAGCGCATCACGGAAGCGATCTACGAGTCGGCGCGCACGCACCGGCCGGTGAAGCTCGCGCTGCCGGGGCGCACGCGCGGCCCGGAACCCCAGGAGACCTGA
- a CDS encoding type II secretion system protein, protein MKIPTIPTARIQAPPAMPRHGQAGFTLVELITVIVILGILAATALPKFVDLGSDARIASVKAVGGALAATSAMVHGKALIDPSATTVTSENVVVTLEAGYPSAARVGNMALAAGLDTADYIIRYGSATATATQPALPINSFAAIPVDVQNTPKALGCYAQYTGASRTGNAVTPPVITVVTSSC, encoded by the coding sequence ATGAAGATTCCCACGATTCCGACAGCCCGTATCCAGGCACCTCCGGCCATGCCGCGGCACGGCCAGGCGGGGTTCACGCTGGTCGAACTGATCACGGTGATCGTCATTCTCGGCATCCTTGCGGCCACCGCGCTGCCGAAATTCGTCGACCTGGGATCGGACGCGCGCATCGCTTCCGTGAAAGCCGTCGGGGGCGCGCTGGCGGCCACGTCGGCCATGGTGCATGGCAAGGCGCTGATCGACCCGTCGGCCACCACTGTCACCAGCGAGAATGTGGTCGTCACGCTGGAAGCCGGCTACCCTTCGGCAGCCCGCGTCGGCAACATGGCACTGGCGGCGGGGCTCGACACGGCCGACTACATCATCCGCTACGGCTCGGCCACCGCGACGGCCACCCAGCCGGCCCTGCCCATCAACTCGTTCGCGGCCATTCCTGTCGACGTGCAGAACACGCCGAAGGCGCTGGGCTGCTATGCCCAGTACACAGGGGCCAGCCGGACGGGAAATGCGGTTACGCCGCCGGTAATCACCGTGGTGACGAGCAGCTGCTGA
- a CDS encoding Ppx/GppA phosphatase family protein, giving the protein MYAAVDLGSNSFRLSIGKHDGDTIRVLKSMREPIRLAAGLDAAGNLTEAAQQRAIACLQNFAITLSAYQLDAVRVVATSTMRQAQNIATFLPQCEAAIGFPIEIISGEEEGRLIYMGVASALAQPNERRLVVDIGGGSTELILGRGFDIERVESFSVGSVKQSLAFFVNGYVDGPSYEAAILSARSHFEDGAPPYMPQFWKRAYGSSGTIRSIAEVIEKNGLGKGITPDSLEALKRRFIALGHVNRIDLPGLRPDRASTVVGGLAILIGVMHELDIEELCPIEAGLRMGVMWDLTMREMRRDRREQSVRDFARKFHVDEARAARVADDALALVEQLKLANDATARLLYWSALLHEVGQAVSQTGHHKHAAYLIENADLPGFTTRDQRTMSRLVLAQKGNLRKVEEFLSDPDFARAVVALRLAVVFMHARIAVADAQPKLRMKNRIELELPRALVSGHPTLSYWVEKEQEHWDEVGVDLGLRTGT; this is encoded by the coding sequence ATGTATGCAGCGGTCGATCTCGGATCGAACAGTTTCCGCCTGTCGATAGGCAAACACGATGGCGACACGATCCGCGTGCTCAAGAGCATGCGCGAACCGATCCGGCTGGCCGCCGGGCTCGATGCCGCCGGCAACCTCACCGAAGCGGCCCAGCAGCGCGCCATCGCCTGCCTGCAGAACTTCGCCATTACGCTGTCGGCCTACCAGCTCGACGCGGTGCGCGTGGTGGCCACGTCCACGATGCGGCAGGCGCAGAACATCGCCACGTTCCTGCCCCAGTGCGAGGCGGCCATCGGCTTTCCGATCGAAATCATTTCGGGCGAGGAGGAGGGGCGGCTGATCTACATGGGCGTGGCGAGCGCGCTGGCCCAGCCGAACGAGCGGCGCCTGGTCGTCGACATCGGCGGCGGGTCCACGGAGCTGATCCTGGGCCGCGGTTTCGATATCGAGCGGGTCGAGTCGTTCAGCGTGGGCAGCGTGAAGCAGAGCCTCGCGTTCTTCGTCAACGGCTACGTCGACGGACCGTCGTACGAGGCGGCGATCCTGTCCGCGCGCAGCCACTTCGAGGATGGCGCGCCGCCCTACATGCCGCAATTCTGGAAGCGGGCCTACGGTTCGTCCGGCACGATCCGCTCGATCGCCGAGGTCATCGAAAAGAACGGCCTTGGCAAGGGCATCACGCCGGACAGCCTGGAAGCGCTGAAGCGGCGCTTCATCGCGCTCGGCCACGTCAACCGCATCGACCTGCCGGGGCTGCGCCCGGACCGCGCCTCCACCGTGGTCGGCGGCCTGGCGATCCTGATCGGGGTGATGCACGAACTCGATATCGAGGAATTGTGTCCGATCGAAGCCGGTCTGCGCATGGGCGTGATGTGGGATCTCACGATGCGCGAGATGCGGCGCGACCGCCGCGAGCAGTCGGTGCGTGATTTCGCCCGCAAGTTCCATGTCGACGAGGCGCGTGCCGCGCGCGTGGCCGACGATGCGCTCGCGCTGGTGGAACAGCTCAAGCTTGCGAACGACGCCACGGCGCGGCTGCTGTACTGGAGCGCGCTGCTGCATGAAGTGGGGCAGGCCGTGTCGCAGACGGGCCACCACAAGCATGCCGCCTACCTGATCGAGAACGCCGACCTGCCGGGCTTCACCACGCGCGACCAGCGCACGATGAGCCGGCTGGTGCTGGCGCAGAAGGGCAACCTGCGCAAGGTGGAGGAATTCCTGTCCGACCCCGACTTCGCCCGCGCCGTGGTCGCGCTGCGGCTGGCCGTCGTCTTCATGCATGCCCGCATCGCCGTGGCCGACGCCCAGCCGAAGCTGCGCATGAAGAACCGCATCGAACTGGAACTGCCGCGCGCGCTCGTCAGCGGGCATCCCACGCTGTCCTACTGGGTCGAGAAGGAGCAGGAGCACTGGGACGAGGTGGGCGTGGACCTGGGGTTGCGGACGGGGACCTGA
- a CDS encoding GGDEF domain-containing protein, with product MDVRTLVLTLALGNLALCAALFFHDTDNRQRGALATFALARQFQAVAWLLLYFRGVIPELLAGPLANVLLFAGVAFDAGALWEHAGRTGWRRIVLPALGLGTAAWLACYALDVDSGLRVAGGYAIVGAFYLAGVAALALDWRRASMLRRFLTLALAVPALAIAGRGLLAIALPQGWAGFGPAQLQGLAYVAFFLAMLIVSAGYLLLARETLQGELARLEMVDALTDVPNRRGFYGALAPWLALARRPGTPTALLILNLDGFKRVNDHYGHAVGDQVLKAMVVACRRQLRDSDLMGRLGGAEFAIQLPRTALADAVHVAERIRASIEAAPVKAERAVISLTASLGVTTIRPDDTPVSLFKRADEALQAAKLHGRNRVVAAPPPLVEEEGTGT from the coding sequence GTGGACGTCAGGACGCTGGTACTCACCCTGGCGCTCGGCAATCTCGCGTTGTGTGCAGCCCTTTTCTTTCACGATACGGACAATCGCCAGCGCGGCGCGCTGGCCACCTTTGCGCTGGCCAGGCAATTCCAGGCGGTGGCCTGGCTGCTGCTTTACTTCCGCGGCGTGATTCCCGAACTGCTGGCCGGTCCCCTTGCCAACGTATTGCTGTTCGCCGGCGTGGCGTTCGATGCCGGCGCGCTGTGGGAGCACGCGGGGCGTACCGGCTGGCGGCGCATCGTGCTGCCGGCGCTGGGCCTGGGGACCGCGGCATGGCTCGCCTGCTATGCGCTGGACGTGGACAGCGGCCTGCGGGTGGCCGGCGGCTACGCCATCGTCGGCGCGTTCTACCTGGCCGGGGTGGCGGCGCTGGCGCTGGACTGGCGTCGTGCCTCGATGCTGCGGCGTTTCCTGACCCTGGCGCTGGCCGTGCCGGCGCTGGCGATCGCCGGCCGCGGCCTGCTGGCGATCGCGCTGCCGCAGGGCTGGGCCGGGTTCGGGCCGGCGCAGCTGCAGGGTCTCGCCTACGTGGCCTTTTTCCTGGCGATGCTGATCGTCAGCGCCGGTTACCTGCTGCTGGCGCGCGAGACGTTGCAGGGCGAACTCGCGCGCCTCGAAATGGTGGATGCGCTGACGGACGTGCCCAACCGCCGCGGCTTCTACGGTGCGCTGGCGCCATGGCTCGCGCTGGCACGCCGCCCCGGCACCCCGACCGCGCTGCTGATCCTTAATCTCGACGGGTTCAAGCGCGTCAACGACCACTATGGCCATGCGGTGGGCGACCAGGTGCTGAAGGCCATGGTCGTTGCCTGCCGCCGCCAGCTGCGCGACAGTGACCTGATGGGGCGGCTGGGCGGTGCCGAATTCGCGATCCAGCTGCCGCGCACCGCGCTGGCCGACGCCGTCCACGTGGCCGAGCGTATCCGCGCATCGATCGAGGCCGCGCCGGTAAAGGCCGAGCGCGCCGTGATCTCGCTGACGGCCAGCCTGGGCGTGACGACGATCCGCCCCGACGATACGCCCGTCAGCCTGTTCAAACGCGCCGACGAGGCGCTGCAGGCGGCCAAGCTGCATGGCCGCAACCGGGTGGTGGCCGCGCCGCCACCGCTGGTGGAGGAAGAGGGCACCGGCACCTGA
- a CDS encoding methyltransferase domain-containing protein encodes MPHTLDPAPGQPLPAGQGPALQPATQPMPLPVGQPAANGNGGALLSRRKGRLTLEFAPGEVQSQMDLADPHRLVLAYARAMMCFVLFKPRPAHIVMVGLGGGSLAKFCHHYLPDARITVLELSADVIALREHFAVPPDNDRFRVIHADAARHMPQLAGTADVLLVDGFDASGLPPALGSARFYADCRRALRPDGLLVANIFSYDPNYHAMANRLRQAFGGHVCQFRGIAGNNHILFALRPAAGAPTRACRLVQRVALCGALWPGLAPFNRLLAHWIVGRLRQTAA; translated from the coding sequence ATGCCGCACACCCTTGATCCGGCGCCCGGCCAGCCGCTGCCCGCCGGCCAGGGCCCTGCTCTACAGCCTGCCACTCAACCCATGCCCTTGCCCGTCGGCCAGCCCGCTGCGAATGGAAATGGGGGAGCCCTGCTCAGCCGGCGCAAAGGTCGCCTGACGCTGGAATTCGCGCCGGGCGAAGTGCAGAGCCAGATGGACCTGGCCGATCCGCATCGCCTCGTGCTTGCCTACGCCCGGGCCATGATGTGCTTCGTGCTCTTCAAGCCGCGCCCGGCGCATATCGTGATGGTGGGCCTGGGCGGCGGCTCGCTGGCCAAGTTCTGCCACCACTACCTGCCGGACGCCCGCATCACCGTGCTGGAACTGTCCGCGGACGTGATCGCGCTGCGCGAGCACTTCGCCGTGCCGCCGGATAACGACCGATTTCGCGTGATCCATGCCGATGCAGCCCGCCACATGCCGCAGCTGGCGGGCACCGCGGACGTGCTGCTGGTCGACGGCTTCGACGCTTCCGGCCTGCCGCCCGCACTGGGCAGTGCACGCTTCTACGCCGATTGCCGGCGCGCGTTGCGGCCCGATGGCCTGCTCGTGGCGAACATCTTCAGCTACGACCCGAACTACCACGCCATGGCGAACCGGCTGCGCCAGGCGTTCGGCGGCCATGTCTGCCAGTTCCGTGGCATTGCCGGCAACAATCACATCCTGTTCGCGCTGCGGCCCGCAGCCGGTGCGCCGACGCGTGCCTGCCGCCTGGTGCAGCGCGTGGCGCTGTGCGGCGCGCTGTGGCCCGGCCTGGCGCCGTTCAACCGCCTGCTGGCCCACTGGATCGTGGGGCGGCTGCGCCAGACGGCGGCTTGA
- a CDS encoding bifunctional diguanylate cyclase/phosphodiesterase produces MARRFTPVSLAAAVTLAVGLCVTGALFIAVSALEYGRLSESFEQRANLRLAAIRRGLDDAVEVLTVTNQLFRTMPGVTQEQFGDFARPLLHRHPFMVSFTHQHLMTHDERLAFEALMGRTRPGFTVTELRAGRFVPAARRDRYLVTELFAPLQAHNGALGLDVLPMESAEATVERMLYTGKPTATPLVSVLHPARRDSFVLLVPLYLPGMPTETPLQRRAAWMGQTAALIRAPHLVHTILQYGGLLDDPHLLLRVYAGDDADLVYATGPDAEADNRALFTLPPWLAFHHPQHVAKRFDLLGQTWRVRVDALPRPFLADHAGSLIALVGGLLFSMLAAALVHILEQRSRRVQWLVDERTADLQRSNARLNDDVAARKRTERALQESEHRFRRLLALSSDWYWEQDANFCFTYLADGFFDKAHVQRKQYLGRTRWQIRPDFLESTAGRDHLALLQARQPFAGLEHEITGDDGVTRWFQSTGEPVYDAQGDFRGYRGTGSEITERKLTEQRIRHIAHHDALTGLPNRILLQDRLAQAVAYANRGGRRMWVLLIDLDRFKFVNDTLGHKAGDHLLRTIAGRLRAAVRETDTVARLSGDEFVAILSEHADEALAPEIIDRIMAALAQPMTLDGKEFCVTCSIGVASYPADGTPADHLIEHADIAMYAAKKLGRNRWQFYHGAMNEETRERLRIEGALRNALERGEFVLHYQPQVDLASGRIVGMEALLRWQHPELGMVPPQRFIGLAEETGLIVPIGAWVLRTACAQAKAWNDAWAPGGLPPLRVAVNLSARQFAQPDLVPSIAQVLADTGLPAACLDLELTESLFVDDVAQAVEVLHQLKALGVALSIDDFGTGYSSFSYLRRFPIDVLKIDRSFVADIASDADEAAIVVSIIALARNLKLRVIAEGVESLAQLEFLRAHGCDEMQGYYFSRPLPAEEFERMIQSGSTLAPAAEPELLPA; encoded by the coding sequence ATGGCACGCAGGTTCACCCCGGTTTCGCTGGCAGCGGCGGTCACGCTCGCCGTCGGCCTGTGCGTGACGGGCGCCCTGTTCATTGCCGTCAGCGCGCTCGAATACGGCAGGCTGTCGGAAAGTTTCGAGCAGCGCGCGAACCTGCGCTTGGCGGCGATCCGCCGCGGCCTGGACGATGCCGTCGAGGTGCTGACCGTCACGAACCAGTTGTTTCGCACGATGCCCGGCGTGACGCAGGAGCAGTTCGGCGACTTCGCCCGCCCGCTGCTGCACCGCCACCCCTTCATGGTGTCGTTCACCCACCAGCACCTGATGACGCATGATGAGCGCCTCGCCTTTGAAGCGCTCATGGGGCGCACGCGCCCCGGCTTCACCGTGACCGAGCTGCGCGCCGGCCGCTTCGTCCCGGCGGCGCGGCGCGACCGCTACCTGGTCACGGAATTGTTCGCGCCACTGCAGGCGCACAACGGCGCGCTTGGACTCGACGTGCTGCCGATGGAGTCCGCGGAAGCAACGGTGGAACGCATGCTTTATACGGGCAAGCCGACCGCCACGCCGCTCGTCAGCGTGCTCCACCCGGCGCGGCGCGACAGCTTCGTGCTGCTCGTGCCGCTGTACCTTCCGGGCATGCCCACGGAAACGCCGCTGCAGCGCCGCGCCGCCTGGATGGGCCAGACGGCCGCGCTGATCCGGGCACCGCACCTGGTGCACACGATCCTGCAGTACGGCGGCCTGCTGGACGATCCCCACCTGCTGCTGCGCGTGTACGCCGGCGATGACGCGGACCTCGTCTACGCGACCGGCCCCGATGCCGAAGCGGACAACCGCGCCCTGTTCACGCTGCCGCCATGGCTGGCGTTCCATCACCCGCAGCACGTGGCCAAGCGGTTCGACCTGCTGGGCCAGACGTGGCGGGTGCGCGTGGATGCGCTGCCGCGGCCCTTCCTGGCCGACCATGCCGGCTCGCTGATCGCGCTGGTCGGCGGCCTGCTGTTCTCGATGCTGGCCGCCGCCCTCGTGCACATACTGGAGCAGCGCTCGCGCCGCGTGCAATGGCTCGTGGACGAGCGCACCGCCGACCTGCAGCGCAGCAATGCACGGCTGAACGACGACGTGGCGGCGCGCAAGCGCACCGAGCGCGCCCTGCAGGAAAGCGAACACCGCTTCCGCCGGCTGCTTGCACTGTCGTCCGACTGGTACTGGGAGCAGGACGCGAATTTCTGCTTCACCTACCTTGCCGACGGCTTTTTCGACAAGGCGCATGTGCAGCGCAAGCAATACCTCGGCCGCACCCGCTGGCAGATCAGGCCGGATTTCCTCGAATCGACGGCTGGCCGCGACCATCTCGCGCTGCTGCAGGCGCGGCAGCCGTTCGCCGGCCTGGAACACGAGATCACTGGCGACGATGGCGTGACGCGCTGGTTCCAGTCCACCGGCGAACCGGTCTACGATGCCCAGGGCGACTTCCGCGGCTACCGCGGCACCGGCAGCGAGATCACGGAACGCAAGCTGACGGAGCAGCGCATCCGCCACATCGCGCACCACGATGCGCTGACCGGGCTGCCGAACCGGATCCTGCTGCAGGACCGGCTGGCCCAGGCGGTGGCCTATGCCAACCGCGGCGGGCGCCGGATGTGGGTGCTGCTGATCGACCTGGACCGATTCAAGTTCGTCAACGACACGCTGGGCCACAAGGCTGGCGACCACCTGCTGCGCACGATCGCCGGGCGCCTGCGCGCGGCGGTGCGCGAGACCGATACGGTGGCGCGGCTGTCCGGCGACGAGTTCGTGGCGATCCTGTCCGAGCATGCCGACGAGGCGCTGGCGCCGGAGATCATCGACCGCATCATGGCCGCACTGGCGCAGCCGATGACGCTCGATGGCAAGGAGTTCTGCGTGACCTGCAGCATCGGCGTGGCCAGCTACCCGGCCGACGGCACGCCGGCCGACCACCTGATCGAGCATGCGGATATCGCCATGTATGCGGCCAAGAAGCTGGGCCGCAACCGCTGGCAGTTCTACCATGGCGCAATGAACGAGGAAACGCGGGAACGGCTGCGCATCGAAGGCGCGCTGCGCAACGCGCTGGAGCGCGGCGAGTTCGTGCTGCACTACCAGCCGCAGGTGGACCTGGCGAGCGGGCGCATCGTCGGCATGGAAGCCCTGCTGCGCTGGCAGCACCCCGAGCTGGGCATGGTGCCGCCGCAACGCTTCATCGGCCTTGCCGAGGAAACGGGCCTGATCGTGCCGATCGGGGCCTGGGTGCTGCGCACCGCCTGCGCACAGGCGAAGGCTTGGAACGACGCGTGGGCACCAGGCGGGCTGCCGCCGCTGCGGGTGGCCGTCAACCTGTCGGCGCGCCAGTTCGCCCAGCCCGACCTCGTGCCGTCGATCGCGCAGGTGCTGGCCGACACGGGCCTGCCGGCCGCGTGCCTGGACCTGGAACTGACGGAAAGCCTGTTCGTGGACGACGTGGCCCAGGCGGTGGAGGTGCTGCACCAGCTCAAGGCGCTGGGCGTGGCGCTGTCGATCGACGATTTCGGTACCGGCTACTCGAGCTTCTCGTACCTGCGCAGGTTCCCCATCGACGTGCTGAAGATCGACCGCTCGTTCGTGGCCGATATCGCCAGCGACGCGGACGAGGCGGCGATCGTCGTCTCCATCATCGCGCTGGCCCGCAACCTCAAGTTGCGGGTGATCGCCGAAGGGGTAGAATCACTGGCTCAGCTGGAATTCCTGCGCGCCCACGGCTGCGACGAAATGCAGGGCTATTATTTCAGCCGGCCGCTGCCGGCGGAGGAATTCGAGCGGATGATACAGAGCGGCAGCACGCTCGCGCCGGCGGCGGAGCCGGAACTGCTGCCAGCGTAA
- a CDS encoding acyl-CoA thioesterase: MHWSAHELTMTVLMTPDMANFSGNVHGGTILKFLDSVAYACASRYSGSYVVTLSVDQVMFLQPIHVGELVTFLASVNYTGRTSMEVGIRVVTENIQQRLVRHANSCYFTMVAVDKDRKPVAVPQLVPETPEQVARFEQAEARKAARLALHGAKNKAKGQ, translated from the coding sequence ATGCACTGGTCGGCCCACGAGCTGACGATGACCGTCCTGATGACGCCCGACATGGCCAACTTCTCGGGCAATGTCCACGGCGGCACGATCCTGAAGTTCCTCGATAGCGTGGCCTACGCGTGCGCCAGCCGCTACTCGGGCAGCTATGTGGTGACGCTGTCGGTCGACCAGGTGATGTTCCTGCAGCCGATCCACGTGGGCGAACTGGTGACGTTCCTCGCTTCAGTGAACTACACGGGGCGCACGTCGATGGAGGTGGGCATCCGCGTGGTGACGGAAAACATCCAGCAGCGGCTCGTGCGGCACGCCAACAGCTGCTACTTCACGATGGTGGCGGTGGACAAGGACCGCAAGCCCGTGGCGGTGCCGCAGCTGGTGCCGGAAACGCCGGAACAGGTCGCCCGCTTCGAGCAGGCCGAGGCGCGCAAGGCCGCGCGGCTGGCGCTGCACGGGGCCAAGAACAAGGCAAAGGGGCAGTAG